From the Flavobacterium galactosidilyticum genome, one window contains:
- a CDS encoding dicarboxylate/amino acid:cation symporter: MNDNTTTKSPSFFKGLTGQILIAMVLGAVLGIIIHNYISPADAAAFSKKIKILATVFIRLVQMIISPLVFTTLVVGIAKLGDIKAVGRIGGKAMGWFFTASFISLLLGMFFVNVLKPGVGLNLPSIDLASASEVTGKTQNISFENFIEHIVPKSIFEAMATNEILQIVIFSIFFGLAAASLGDYVKPVTNALEKTSHIVLKMVNYVMKFAPIGVFGAIAGVFAVRDFQELAITYFKFFGSFLIGISSLWVILILVGYLFLKSRMTILLKRIVSPLIIAFGTTSSEAVFPKLTEELERFGVKDKIVSFMLPLGYSFNLDGSMMYMTFASIFIAQAYGIDLDIGTQMTMLLVLMLTSKGIAGVPRASLVVVAATCGMFDIPIEGIALILPIDHFCDMFRSATNVLGNALATSVVGQWEGDSEKMLPESTDA, translated from the coding sequence ATGAATGATAATACTACAACGAAAAGTCCATCCTTCTTTAAAGGATTAACAGGACAAATATTAATTGCTATGGTTTTAGGTGCTGTTTTAGGCATTATCATACATAATTATATCTCTCCTGCAGATGCTGCAGCTTTCAGCAAAAAAATAAAAATACTAGCTACTGTATTTATTAGGCTAGTTCAAATGATAATTTCTCCTTTAGTTTTTACCACTTTAGTAGTAGGAATAGCTAAGCTTGGAGACATTAAAGCTGTAGGTAGAATAGGTGGTAAAGCAATGGGTTGGTTTTTTACAGCCTCATTTATTTCTTTACTATTAGGGATGTTTTTCGTAAATGTGCTTAAACCAGGAGTTGGACTTAATCTTCCAAGTATTGATTTAGCATCAGCATCAGAAGTAACAGGAAAAACACAGAATATATCTTTTGAAAACTTTATTGAGCATATTGTTCCTAAAAGTATATTTGAGGCAATGGCTACTAATGAGATTTTGCAAATTGTAATTTTCTCGATTTTCTTTGGTTTAGCTGCAGCTTCTTTAGGAGATTATGTAAAACCAGTAACTAATGCTTTAGAAAAAACATCACATATTGTCCTGAAAATGGTGAACTATGTTATGAAATTTGCGCCAATTGGAGTTTTTGGAGCAATAGCGGGAGTTTTTGCAGTTAGGGATTTTCAAGAATTAGCGATTACCTACTTTAAGTTTTTTGGTTCCTTTTTAATTGGAATTTCTTCTCTTTGGGTCATTTTGATTTTAGTAGGTTATCTTTTTCTAAAAAGTAGGATGACTATATTACTTAAACGAATCGTTAGTCCATTAATCATTGCTTTTGGAACTACTAGTAGTGAAGCTGTTTTTCCAAAGTTAACAGAAGAGTTAGAACGTTTTGGAGTTAAAGACAAGATTGTTTCTTTTATGTTACCACTAGGCTATTCGTTCAATCTAGACGGAAGTATGATGTACATGACTTTTGCAAGTATTTTTATTGCTCAAGCCTACGGTATCGATTTAGATATTGGAACACAAATGACTATGCTTTTAGTTTTGATGCTTACGAGCAAAGGAATTGCAGGTGTACCAAGAGCTAGTTTAGTTGTTGTTGCTGCGACTTGCGGAATGTTTGATATTCCAATCGAAGGAATTGCACTAATATTGCCAATTGACCACTTTTGTGATATGTTTAGAAGCGCAACAAATGTTTTAGGAAATGCTTTAGCTACATCAGTTGTAGGGCAATGGGAAGGTGATAGTGAAAAAATGCTTCCAGAATCTACGGACGCCTAA
- the aroC gene encoding chorismate synthase yields MAGNSYGTLFRITTFGESHGEALGGIIDGCPPGIALDLDAIQFEMSRRKPGQSAIVTQRKEPDDVQFLSGIFEGKTTGTPIGFIIPNTNQKSDDYSHIKDNYRPSHADYVYEKKYGVRDYRGGGRSSARETASRVVAGAVAKQMLKDIKINAYVSSVGPIFLEKPYQDLDFSKIENNPVRCPDEEMAVVMEDYIRDIRKQGDTVGGTVTCVIQNVPVGLGEPVFDKLHAELGKAMLSINAVKGFEYGSGFCGAKMKGSEHNDLYNTDGTTRTNLSGGIQGGISNGMDIYFRVAFKPVATIMQKQESLDSTGNITEMTGKGRHDPCVVPRAVPIVEAMAAIVLADFHLINKTY; encoded by the coding sequence ATGGCAGGAAATAGCTACGGAACACTATTTAGAATAACAACTTTTGGAGAATCTCATGGCGAAGCTTTAGGTGGAATAATAGACGGTTGTCCTCCAGGAATAGCATTAGATCTAGATGCAATTCAATTTGAAATGTCAAGAAGAAAGCCCGGGCAATCCGCTATTGTTACGCAACGTAAAGAACCGGATGATGTTCAATTCCTATCCGGAATATTTGAAGGTAAAACCACCGGAACACCAATTGGTTTTATTATTCCTAATACCAATCAAAAATCAGATGATTACTCGCATATAAAAGATAATTATAGACCCAGTCATGCCGATTATGTTTATGAGAAAAAGTATGGCGTACGTGATTATCGCGGTGGTGGACGTAGTTCTGCTCGTGAAACAGCCAGTAGAGTAGTGGCAGGAGCTGTAGCTAAACAAATGTTGAAAGACATAAAAATAAATGCTTACGTTTCGTCAGTAGGTCCTATTTTCTTAGAAAAACCATACCAAGATTTAGACTTTTCAAAAATCGAAAATAATCCTGTTCGCTGCCCTGACGAAGAAATGGCAGTTGTTATGGAAGACTATATTCGTGATATTAGAAAACAAGGTGATACTGTAGGTGGAACTGTAACCTGTGTGATTCAGAATGTGCCAGTTGGACTTGGAGAACCAGTTTTTGATAAACTGCATGCTGAACTTGGTAAAGCAATGCTATCGATCAATGCTGTAAAAGGTTTTGAATATGGAAGCGGATTTTGCGGTGCAAAAATGAAAGGTAGCGAACATAATGATCTTTACAATACTGACGGGACTACAAGAACTAATCTTTCTGGAGGAATTCAAGGAGGAATAAGCAACGGAATGGATATTTATTTCCGAGTAGCTTTCAAACCTGTTGCAACTATTATGCAAAAACAAGAATCGTTAGATAGTACTGGAAATATTACTGAAATGACTGGAAAGGGACGTCATGATCCTTGCGTTGTTCCACGTGCTGTACCCATCGTTGAAGCTATGGCAGCGATAGTATTAGCTGATTTTCATTTGATAAATAAAACATATTAA
- a CDS encoding protease complex subunit PrcB family protein translates to MKKIILSLFVIALASCSTAIVKSTDANKLYEIVTQQSYGGASIRFFEILSEPNEIKMLLNDDSLKHKINATDVQNANFVILNMGEKSTGGYSIGIENVVETDSNIIITVKETNPVPGSMVTQSFTSPFSVVKINSKKPIVFK, encoded by the coding sequence ATGAAAAAAATAATTCTATCATTATTTGTAATAGCATTAGCCTCTTGTAGCACAGCTATTGTCAAAAGTACTGATGCCAATAAACTGTATGAAATAGTAACTCAGCAGTCTTATGGTGGAGCAAGTATCCGTTTTTTTGAAATACTTTCTGAGCCAAATGAAATTAAAATGTTGCTGAATGATGATTCTTTAAAACATAAAATTAATGCTACTGATGTTCAGAATGCTAATTTTGTTATTTTGAATATGGGAGAAAAATCTACTGGAGGATATAGTATTGGGATTGAAAATGTTGTGGAAACAGATTCTAATATTATAATAACTGTTAAAGAAACGAATCCTGTTCCAGGAAGTATGGTAACACAATCCTTTACTTCTCCTTTTAGTGTAGTAAAGATAAATTCTAAAAAACCTATTGTGTTTAAATAA
- the bshA gene encoding N-acetyl-alpha-D-glucosaminyl L-malate synthase BshA, producing the protein MKIAIVCYPTFGGSGVVATELGLELARRGHEIHFITYNQPVRLALLSPNVHYHEVNVPEYPLFRYQPYELALSSKLVDMVKLYKIELLHVHYAIPHAYAGYMAKQMLKDEGINIPMVTTLHGTDITLVGNHPFYKPAVTFSINKSDFVTSVSQSLKDDTMKLFNIKKDIEVIPNFIELDKNVKDVTAPCQRSVMANENERIITHISNFRKVKRIPDVIKIFYNIQKEIPAKLMMVGDGPEKEKAEYLCQELGIENKVIFFGNSNEIDKILCLTDLFLLPSETESFGLVALEAMAWNVPVISSNSGGLPEVNFDGISGYLSDVGNVEEMAQNALKILKDNATLEKFKENAFSVAKKFDILNILPLYEALYQKAINKYL; encoded by the coding sequence ATGAAAATTGCAATAGTTTGTTATCCTACCTTTGGTGGAAGTGGTGTTGTCGCTACAGAATTAGGTTTAGAATTGGCTCGTCGTGGTCATGAAATCCATTTTATAACCTACAACCAGCCAGTACGTTTAGCGCTTTTGAGCCCTAATGTGCACTACCACGAAGTGAATGTTCCTGAATATCCATTGTTTCGTTACCAACCGTATGAATTGGCTTTGTCAAGCAAATTAGTCGATATGGTTAAGTTATATAAAATTGAATTACTACACGTACATTACGCTATTCCGCACGCTTATGCTGGATACATGGCTAAACAAATGCTAAAAGATGAAGGAATTAATATTCCTATGGTAACCACTTTGCATGGTACGGATATTACTTTAGTAGGGAATCATCCATTTTACAAACCTGCTGTAACTTTCAGCATCAATAAATCAGATTTTGTTACTTCGGTTTCCCAAAGTTTGAAGGATGACACAATGAAATTATTCAATATAAAAAAGGATATTGAGGTGATTCCTAATTTTATTGAATTGGATAAAAATGTTAAGGATGTTACTGCTCCATGTCAACGCTCTGTTATGGCAAATGAGAATGAGCGTATTATAACGCATATCAGTAATTTTAGAAAAGTAAAGCGAATTCCTGATGTAATAAAAATTTTCTATAATATCCAAAAAGAGATTCCAGCTAAATTGATGATGGTAGGAGATGGTCCTGAAAAAGAAAAAGCAGAATACCTTTGCCAAGAATTAGGCATTGAGAATAAAGTAATTTTCTTTGGTAATAGTAACGAAATTGACAAGATTTTATGCTTGACAGATTTATTTTTATTGCCATCAGAAACAGAAAGTTTTGGGTTGGTTGCCCTAGAAGCAATGGCGTGGAACGTTCCTGTTATTTCTAGTAATTCAGGTGGTTTACCCGAAGTAAACTTTGACGGTATTTCCGGTTATTTAAGTGATGTAGGGAATGTAGAAGAAATGGCTCAAAATGCATTGAAAATCTTGAAAGATAATGCCACGCTCGAAAAATTTAAAGAAAATGCATTTTCAGTTGCAAAAAAATTTGATATTCTAAACATTTTACCGCTGTACGAAGCACTGTATCAAAAGGCTATTAATAAATATTTATAA
- a CDS encoding heavy metal translocating P-type ATPase — MTHLHKHEDHDNECCAPENKSNPKSGYATAGCCGSDDNEGGHSGHDHDHGGENQSVLELFLPSVISFVLLGVAISFDHLFSQTWFSGWIRIAWYVVAYLPVGFPVLKDSYQSIKRGDVFSEFFLMSIATVGAFAIGQYAEGVTVMLFYSIGELFQMLAVRKAKSNIKSLLDQRPDVANVLEGKKVISKKASDVSIGEIIELKPGEKLALDGKLLSDYATFNTAALTGESKPDSKSKGEIILAGMINLNAVALVEVTTAFTDSKLSKILDMVQEATAKKAPTELFIRKFAKVYTPVVVYLAIGICLIPMLFVDDYTFKDWLYRALIFLVISCPCALVISIPLGYFGGIGAASKNGILFKGSTFLDVMAAIQVVVMDKTGTLTKGVFKVQKVVAIGISAVDLVRYTAAIEAKSTHPVGSAIVAFANDNYNEITVTDVSEIPGMGLKGRVNGNEIAVGSPKLMKKLDIDYDTELDTIPYTTIVVAFNQKYAGHFIIADEIKEDAKTAIESLHKLKIKTILLSGDNQAVVSAVAKELNIDEALGNLLPEHKVEKVELLLNQKMKVAFVGDGVNDAPVIALADAGIAMGGLGSDATIETADIVIQNDKPTKIFTAINIGRKTKQIVWQNITLAFIVKLVVLILGAGGLATMWEAVFADVGVALLAILNAVRIQRMKF; from the coding sequence ATGACACACTTACATAAACACGAAGATCACGATAATGAGTGTTGCGCACCAGAGAATAAATCAAATCCTAAAAGCGGATATGCAACAGCGGGATGCTGTGGCTCAGACGATAATGAAGGTGGACATTCTGGGCACGACCATGATCATGGCGGCGAAAATCAATCAGTATTAGAACTATTTCTACCTTCTGTTATCAGTTTCGTTCTTTTGGGAGTAGCAATATCGTTTGATCATTTATTTTCTCAAACTTGGTTTAGTGGTTGGATTCGAATTGCTTGGTATGTTGTTGCCTATCTTCCAGTAGGGTTTCCAGTTTTGAAAGATTCTTATCAAAGTATTAAAAGAGGTGATGTTTTTTCAGAATTTTTTCTAATGAGTATTGCTACTGTTGGTGCTTTTGCAATTGGCCAATATGCTGAAGGAGTTACTGTGATGTTGTTCTATTCTATTGGAGAATTATTTCAAATGTTAGCAGTAAGAAAAGCCAAATCAAATATAAAATCATTATTGGATCAAAGACCGGATGTGGCCAATGTTTTAGAAGGGAAAAAAGTGATTTCGAAGAAAGCTTCTGATGTAAGCATTGGCGAAATTATTGAGTTAAAACCAGGAGAAAAACTAGCCCTTGACGGTAAATTACTATCCGATTATGCTACTTTCAATACAGCAGCATTAACAGGAGAAAGTAAACCTGATTCCAAGTCAAAAGGGGAAATAATTCTCGCGGGAATGATTAATTTAAATGCCGTTGCTCTTGTCGAAGTGACTACAGCATTTACAGATAGTAAATTGTCTAAAATTTTGGACATGGTTCAGGAAGCCACTGCTAAAAAAGCACCAACAGAGTTATTTATTCGAAAGTTTGCTAAAGTATACACTCCAGTTGTTGTCTATCTAGCCATAGGGATTTGTTTGATTCCAATGTTGTTTGTTGATGATTATACATTTAAGGATTGGTTATACAGAGCCTTGATTTTCTTGGTTATTTCCTGTCCATGTGCGTTGGTTATTTCCATTCCTTTAGGATATTTTGGTGGAATTGGAGCAGCTAGTAAAAACGGAATCTTGTTTAAAGGCTCTACATTTCTAGATGTGATGGCTGCCATTCAAGTGGTTGTAATGGACAAAACAGGTACGTTGACTAAAGGTGTTTTTAAAGTTCAAAAGGTAGTTGCTATCGGTATTTCTGCAGTTGATTTAGTTAGATATACTGCAGCAATCGAAGCAAAATCGACACATCCTGTAGGTTCAGCGATAGTGGCATTTGCCAATGATAATTATAATGAAATTACAGTTACTGATGTAAGTGAGATTCCTGGAATGGGATTGAAAGGGCGAGTAAATGGAAACGAAATTGCAGTTGGAAGTCCTAAATTGATGAAGAAATTGGATATCGATTATGATACTGAATTGGACACGATTCCTTATACTACAATCGTTGTGGCATTCAATCAAAAATATGCAGGTCATTTTATTATTGCTGATGAAATAAAAGAAGATGCCAAAACGGCCATTGAAAGTTTACATAAATTAAAAATTAAAACAATTTTACTTTCTGGTGATAATCAAGCAGTGGTTTCGGCTGTAGCCAAAGAATTAAATATTGATGAAGCCCTTGGTAATTTATTACCAGAGCATAAAGTGGAAAAAGTAGAATTACTGCTAAATCAAAAAATGAAAGTGGCATTCGTGGGCGATGGAGTAAATGATGCTCCCGTAATAGCTCTGGCAGATGCTGGAATTGCAATGGGAGGTTTAGGAAGCGATGCGACCATTGAAACGGCTGATATTGTCATACAAAATGATAAGCCCACGAAGATATTCACAGCGATAAATATTGGACGAAAAACAAAACAAATTGTTTGGCAAAATATAACTTTGGCTTTTATCGTAAAATTGGTCGTTTTAATTCTCGGAGCTGGTGGTTTAGCAACGATGTGGGAGGCCGTTTTCGCAGATGTGGGCGTGGCATTATTAGCCATTTTAAATGCAGTACGGATTCAGCGAATGAAGTTTTAA
- a CDS encoding MFS transporter encodes MRMLKYISRPVWILSLVSLFTDTASEMLYPIMPIYLKTIGFSIVLIGVLEGFAEALAGLSKGYFGKLSDNSGKRTPFVQFGYGLSAISKPMMALFIFPLWIFFARTIDRFGKGIRTGARDAILSHEATPETKGKIFGFHRAMDTFGAVVGPLIALIYLYYYPQQYKTLFYIAFLPGLLAVFVSFLLKDNSYSEPVSKNKVSFLSFLKYWKLSSDEYKKVVIGLLVFAAFNSSDIFLLLRAKQVGLNDTYVIGIYIFYNLVYAITSLPIGILADKIGLKKMFVFGLALFAIVYFGMAFSDNRYLIAIFFFVYGVYAAATEGVSKAWISNISDKKDTATAIGTYSAFQSICALIASSFAGLIWYEFGASATFITTGIATILIIIYFTFFMKDKIIKNDTLT; translated from the coding sequence ATGAGAATGTTAAAGTATATTTCAAGGCCGGTTTGGATATTATCATTAGTAAGTTTGTTTACTGATACGGCAAGTGAAATGCTTTACCCTATTATGCCTATTTATCTTAAAACGATTGGGTTTTCAATTGTATTAATTGGAGTTTTAGAAGGATTTGCCGAAGCTTTAGCGGGTTTAAGTAAAGGTTATTTTGGTAAATTATCCGATAATTCAGGTAAGCGCACTCCTTTTGTACAATTTGGTTATGGTCTGAGCGCAATTTCTAAGCCCATGATGGCGTTGTTTATTTTTCCATTGTGGATTTTCTTTGCGAGAACGATCGACCGTTTTGGAAAAGGTATTCGTACGGGTGCTCGCGATGCTATTTTATCCCATGAAGCAACTCCTGAAACCAAAGGTAAGATTTTTGGTTTCCATAGAGCAATGGATACTTTTGGAGCCGTTGTAGGTCCTCTGATTGCACTGATCTATTTATATTATTATCCACAACAATATAAAACTCTTTTTTATATAGCATTTCTTCCAGGTTTGCTCGCTGTTTTTGTTTCGTTTTTGCTAAAAGATAACTCTTATAGTGAACCGGTTAGTAAAAACAAGGTTTCCTTTTTATCTTTTTTAAAGTATTGGAAATTAAGTTCAGATGAATATAAAAAAGTGGTAATAGGATTATTGGTATTTGCAGCATTTAATAGTTCTGATATTTTTTTGTTATTAAGAGCAAAACAAGTAGGTCTTAACGATACCTATGTAATTGGTATATATATCTTTTATAATTTGGTTTATGCAATTACTTCTTTACCAATTGGTATTTTAGCAGATAAAATAGGTTTAAAGAAGATGTTTGTTTTTGGACTAGCCTTGTTTGCGATAGTCTATTTTGGAATGGCTTTTAGTGACAACAGGTATCTGATTGCGATATTCTTTTTTGTATATGGCGTTTATGCTGCGGCGACTGAAGGAGTATCAAAAGCTTGGATTAGTAATATAAGTGATAAAAAAGATACTGCTACCGCTATAGGAACTTATTCAGCATTTCAAAGTATTTGTGCATTAATTGCGAGTTCTTTTGCAGGACTTATTTGGTATGAATTTGGTGCTTCGGCAACATTTATTACAACTGGAATTGCTACAATTTTGATTATTATTTACTTTACTTTCTTTATGAAAGATAAAATTATTAAAAATGACACACTTACATAA
- a CDS encoding phosphatase PAP2 family protein, translating to MNKRNHFLKITNFIGLFFCVSFINAQNIDITILSDINVNRNTSLDPTFKAITNSTLPISVATPLIIYSVGLIKKDSTIKNQALFIGETFLVSAFITTALKYSIKRERPFNTYPDIEKVTAAPGYSFPSGHTSTAFATATSLSMEYPKWYIIAPSFAWASAVGYSRMHLGVHYPSDVVAGAIVGSGSAYISYKLNKWINKKRSEKHKQPELIE from the coding sequence ATGAATAAAAGGAATCATTTTTTGAAAATTACTAATTTTATTGGGTTGTTTTTCTGCGTAAGCTTTATCAATGCTCAAAATATTGATATCACTATTTTGAGTGATATAAATGTTAACCGAAATACCTCATTAGATCCTACATTTAAGGCAATAACAAACAGTACGTTGCCAATTAGTGTTGCAACTCCTTTAATTATTTATTCTGTTGGACTAATAAAGAAAGACAGTACTATCAAAAATCAAGCATTATTTATTGGAGAAACCTTTCTAGTTTCGGCATTTATTACCACGGCTTTAAAATATTCTATAAAGAGGGAAAGACCATTTAATACCTATCCAGATATTGAAAAAGTAACTGCAGCACCTGGATATTCATTCCCCTCAGGACACACTTCTACTGCATTTGCAACTGCAACATCATTGAGTATGGAATATCCTAAATGGTATATTATTGCTCCTTCATTTGCATGGGCATCTGCTGTGGGGTATTCTAGGATGCACTTAGGCGTGCATTATCCGTCTGATGTTGTAGCGGGAGCAATTGTAGGGAGTGGTTCTGCTTATATTAGTTATAAACTTAATAAGTGGATTAATAAAAAGAGATCCGAAAAACACAAGCAACCTGAACTAATAGAATGA